actcaccgctgcccaaaacgaatcacggtcggccgaaatcaaacgtcgacagaAATATTCttgaactatttttataattttaaactttttatatatgattattttataatattaaaaacgaatttttgatttaaaaatacattttctacagatgaatttttttttatttctaaaatttgtttttaaaatatttgaatttattatgaaatttatatttatttttaaatttaataattatttttatattaaaaattatatttataaaaaattattttttttatttacacatttctttcacattttcatttcttactttttttttttaaataatattttatcacttTCGTTtcatattgtatttattttttattttcgtttaTGACCTAAAACAAGGTTAAGCTGTTTGAAAATCAACTTGATCATTAAGTaataatgcataaataaaaatgttgggacaaaattttcatataaaaccatttttggaattttaagaaCTATAAATCAAAACACTTCCAAAGCAACTagtaattaaaagaaattcaaaaattacttgaaaaggCTTAAGAAATCGCTATCACCACGTCAAACTACTAAAGTCTCactcattattttcattttctgacATTTTACATTGAACATGGACTTCGCATACCAGATTCAACCGAGTCCAGGACTAGTAACGAACTTTGCAACAGCAAATGCAGTTTGCAGAACACAGACAAGATTAGTATCTAGGTGTTTGATCCAGCGAGTTTTCCATTAATTGTCTGCAACATACTTTTTATTTGGGTTTAAAATGAGCCATAGGTAAGAATCCACAGGCAAGTTAGGATGTACCAACATTGCTGAGGCAAGAACCAAGCTTTGCTTGCAAAAAACAGTAAGTAGGCATATCAAATTTCAACTTTTCgcataacaaaattttaaatattttcaggaCTAAAGTGCATCTATAAAGTCAGTAGACAACAAATACAAagcatgcttttttttttttttctctagaatatcattttcttttaattcagtTTCACCCCCACGGCATTCTCAAACGCAGAATGAAGTTTTTCTCCTGACTATAGAAACAGAGCAAACAGAGATGGCACCAATGTGCAAACCGGAACAATTCAGGAACAGGACATAAACTCTGTAACAAAACCACAGCCACAACAAGACAGAGCAACAGCCTAGAGAGTGCCTAGACCTCCTGAACCTCTTCCTCCTCATCTTCATAATCATAGCCTTCTTCGTCTGCAGTTGCATCTTGGTACTGCTGGTATTCAGAAACCAAATCGTTCATGTTACTCTCTGCCTCTGTAAACTCCATCTCGTCCATTCCCTCTCCCGTGTACCAATGCAAGAACGCCTTTCTCCTGAACATGGCTGTGAACTGCTCGCTAACCCTTCGGAACATCTCCTGAATTGAGGTGGAGTTTCCAATGAAAGTAGACCCCATCTTCAACCCTGTCGGTGGAATATCACAAACAGTAGACTTGACGTTGTTGGGAATCCACTCCACAAAGTAGGAAGAGTTCTTGTTCTGTACATTGATCATCTGCTCATCAACTTCCTTGGTGCTCATCTTGCCACGGAACATAGCTGAAGCAGTCAAGTATCGACCATGGCGAGGATCAGCAGCACACATCATGTTCTTGGCATCCCACATTTGTTGGGTGAGCTCAGGAACAGTCAGAGCCCGGTATTGCTGTGACCCACGAGATGTGAGTGGAGCAAAGCCAACCATAAAGAAATGCAGGCGAGGGAAAGGAATAAGGTTGACAGCAAGCTTGCGGAGATCAGAATTCAGCTGACCAGGAAAACGAAGACAGCAGGTTACCCCGCTCATGGTAGCAGAAATGAGATGGTTTAAGTCTCCAACTGATCAAAGAAAGAGCCATTAAATTAAGCAGGGAACATctagaaattaagaaaaatactatACATATGCAATTAATGTCGTGACATCAATAGTATACTAAAGAGATCTTAGGTGTATTACTTTGGCTTCACAAATCAAAAGGTCAACTTACTCTTAACAATTTTCAACCCACACAAGGTATTATAGCCAATATCAAAACTAAAGGTATTTATTAGAAGCCGTGCTAGAAGGCACACAAAAATCTTACAGCTTGGAGTGGTAAGCTTCAGGGTTCTGAAGCAAATATCATACAGAGCTTCATTGTCCAGAACCATACATTCATCGGCATTCTCAACAAGCTGGTGAACTGAGAGGGTTGCATTGTAAGGCTCTACAACAGTGTCAGAAACCTTTGGTGATGGGAACACAGAGAAAGTGAGCATCATTCGATCCGGATACTCTTCTCTGATCTTGGAGATAAGAAGAGTGCCCATTCCTGATCCAGTTCCACCTCCCAAAGAGTGGCAAACCTGAAATCCTGTAAACAAATTGGAATGAACAATGACGGTCAATGCTTCATTCATGATAAAAGTCAACTACGTTAAATTGCCATGAATATTTGagattaaaacacaaaataggaaataaaactGAAAGGCTACAATAGTCCCACATTTACAATGAGCAGAAACACATTGTTCATGCGTCAACAAGAGTTGTAGAACACAGTACTGCAAAGTTATACTACAAAATCTCATTGAAGATATAATCTAAAGTACATAAATTTGACAGATCTGCAACACTCTAAAAGCCATATCAACAACGCagcaataaaattaatataaccaGATTCGCAAtaacaatgaaaaataaactGAAATGGAAACAGAAGCATTACACTACTGAATCAAGAAATCTATAACAATACACTCAAAACACTTCGAGCCATCGATCAACGTCGAagcaaaaatgataataaaagaaaagaaaacggttcaataaaaaaaataaaaacattaagtAGAGGCAGAGCGATCGACAGAACCTTGAAGACAGTCGCAGTTCTCGGCCTCCTTACGAACCACATCGAGAACAGAGTCGATGAGCTCGGCTCCCTCGGTATAGTGCCCCTTGGCCCAGTTGTTCCCGGCTCCGGACTGCCCGAAGACGAAGTTATCCGGCCGGAAGATCTGACCGTAGGGCCCCGACCTCACACTGTCCATCGTCCCCGGCTCAAGATCCATCAACACGGCGCGTGGAACGAATCTCCCGCAACTCGCCTCATTGTAGTAGACATTGACTCGCTCAAGTTGCAGATCGTTGTCGCCGTGGTATCGCCCCGTCGAGTCGATGCCGTGCTCGGCGCAAACCACTTCCCAGAACTTGGCTCCGATCTGGTTGCCGCATTGGCCGCCTTGGATGTGCAAGATCTCACGCATTTTGCAGAGAATGTGAAGAAAACCGGTTCAGCGATAGAAAAAAAATGCGAGATATTTCAAGAAAGACAGAGATTGGGAATTATAGCTTTGAGCGAAATTGGGATTGGAGGGTGAGGGTTTTTATGGAGGAGAGATGACGGTTTGTGAGTCGCCGTCAAGTGGGGTTCTTGGAGAGATGACGGATGGTGACGGCGCCGTTTAGTTTAGGtgggaatttgaatttttaaaatttgggaacCCTGATTTCTCGATTTGCTGTTGGTCTGCGTGTAAGGGTTAGGCTCCGTTTGGAAGGTGTAAATAACATAAGCATAAAGCATTCATTTCATTCCTTTTTCATTTGTTGGGGTTTTTAAATACTCTAAAAATACTGTGTTTCTTGAACtggttaattaaatttattttacaccttcaaatgaataaataaataaatactttatgACTGCAAATGTTCATTGATAGCACAAAAAAAGTAGTAtgaagttaaatatatatatatatataatttgtcgtttttgaaatatttctttaatttttgtctttaagataatttttttaaataaccaaaaaaaaaaatcataaaaataatctaaatcaCGGGCtgaaattatttaagaaaaagaaCAATTCTTATGTCTctgtcatttattttatttatttcgcATCGCCTTAGCTTTTCCAAATGCTCAAGTTCCAATCCAAACGGGAcctcaaattttattttctggCGCACGCAAGTGGAGCGGTAGATACTCAAGTGTGAGCACAGTTGGCACGTGGACCGGAGACGGATCACGTGACCGTACACTGTCACGGTCACCGTCTAAGAAGAAGCAAATATGTTAGACGAATCCGGTTCGGCCCATTGAAGTTTGAAGCAAAAAATCCCATCCGTGGGCCCATGTAATGTAATAAACTTGGGTTTTACTCTTTAATGAAATGTGGGGAGTGTTTGGAGTGAACTATAAGATAACCCCCCAAGACCCAGATGCCATATGGAAAAGAAAGAATACGATATGATGGATTGGATGCCGTAGAAAGAAGCTTCCAACTGacaacaaaaagaagaaggaagaggcaAAGGCAGAGGAGGAGGCAAGTCATCAAGGAAATCTTCCTTCATTCCAAAGTAAGGAATATTGTGGCTGCTTGGTTTTGGGttccttcattttttatctattttcatacaCGACTGGCTTCGATCGTATCCCATCTGGATATTAATAGGTAGGTGCATAGCATAATCGTAATAGTTTTATTCAAAGTCTccaaaaattttagttaaaacaACGGTTAGAGATTTGATGATCATATTCATGTCATAATGCAGCCAGCCGTTAATAGCATCTTAATAATATTCACAAATTGAATTGTTTGGGGGGTTTGAGAGGCACTCAAGATGGAGGATTGTACAAGATCTGCTATCACTTTTTGAATCACACAGACATTTATTCACAAGATTTAGTCTTGTCACCCtatgcctgcctgcctgcctgcctgccatCCTTCCTAATCCCAACCTTTGATTGATTAGGTAGATCCCATACATAGTGTGGCTAGGATGGATGGCAAGGGGGTTTGCTCACTCCCCTCAACAAATTTAAGTGTAATCCTTAGTATATGTGACAATGTTATAGTAATAAGTAATCTGGAGTCTTATACTGGCCTTATATTGAAAAAGAAACATTGCCCCcaacaatttgattttttaacattaaaaagaaaagtttaTAGAATCATAATTAAACAGAACTCAAAGAGTGAAATGTGGGTCAATGCCTAACTAATGAATCATGTTAATTTGAAGACTTTGAGGTCATCTACTTGGGTTATGGATATGTTTTAGTGAGGGAGAATACTTTAGAATTTATTtgccacacacacatatatatatacatatatagttaTAGTTGGAAGAAGATTGGGTGATTACAATTGGAAATTTGAACTAATTGTAATTCAATTATTAACTTAAGGGATTACTTCTCCTTCACTGGGCCAAGAAGCTTAGGCTTGGTTACTCTATTAACTTtagttttataataattagAGTAAATttcaaacacattttttttttgtaattttaaaagaGGATTCCTGTGTAAGTGATATCCTCTTATTTTTAAGTAAGAAcagtttaatttattaaaatttttaaaatgttctatttctttacttactcttttaaaattacaaaaaacaaaTTACTCATCTATGATACTAGGGATGACAATTTCAACTGAAACCGTGAGGAATTGAACCGGTCAATACGGTTAAAAATTGTTTGACTGGATTGAtttggtttgggaaaaaatcgaatactgtttcaatgggtatagtttgattataattttcactaaattcaaactaaaattCGAACTGAATATGTaggtaaccgaaccgaatatgcatatatataatatatttatttattaatatattatatatacacataatatatattgactaatgtatttttttataatattttaattaatgcattaaaaatatataaaataattaacaaataaaaataaaatctaatattaaattattttatttttatcaatcaaataatatatccaataagtttgaagttaatttgtaactttatgcaaaaAGAATATAACTTTATtaaagtttgtctttgtttgtcatggagttatcaaatttttttatgaatactATTTGTAAGAGTTtagtctttgtttgttggtatagatctaattaaaaaaattatggttaaaatcgaaatcgaatggtttggttatggcttttaatttttaaaaccaatgggtaatggttttgttttagttttaataatttaagtttggtttgattatgattttggcaaaaattgaaatcaaactaAACCATTATCAATCCTAGATGAAACCCATCAATGTGGGTTGCAGGGGAATGAGAGAAGGAAAGAGATATAATTCCTGGGTTGAAGT
This genomic stretch from Diospyros lotus cultivar Yz01 chromosome 1, ASM1463336v1, whole genome shotgun sequence harbors:
- the LOC127810030 gene encoding tubulin beta-1 chain, which encodes MREILHIQGGQCGNQIGAKFWEVVCAEHGIDSTGRYHGDNDLQLERVNVYYNEASCGRFVPRAVLMDLEPGTMDSVRSGPYGQIFRPDNFVFGQSGAGNNWAKGHYTEGAELIDSVLDVVRKEAENCDCLQGFQVCHSLGGGTGSGMGTLLISKIREEYPDRMMLTFSVFPSPKVSDTVVEPYNATLSVHQLVENADECMVLDNEALYDICFRTLKLTTPSFGDLNHLISATMSGVTCCLRFPGQLNSDLRKLAVNLIPFPRLHFFMVGFAPLTSRGSQQYRALTVPELTQQMWDAKNMMCAADPRHGRYLTASAMFRGKMSTKEVDEQMINVQNKNSSYFVEWIPNNVKSTVCDIPPTGLKMGSTFIGNSTSIQEMFRRVSEQFTAMFRRKAFLHWYTGEGMDEMEFTEAESNMNDLVSEYQQYQDATADEEGYDYEDEEEEVQEV